The sequence below is a genomic window from Thermoflavifilum sp..
AGGTGGCCGTAGGAAGATCAAAACAAATCTTCGGCCCTTATGTAGATCGTTCGGGTAAGCGCATGACGGATGGAGGTGGAACCATCATCGTGGAAGGAAATAAGCATTTTCCTGGTTTGGGACATAATGCGATTCTGTATGATGATGGTAAAGATTATATCGTGTTGCATGCTTATGATGCAGAGCATCATGGTGTACCCGACCTGGCAATATTGCCGATACAGTGGGTGGACGACTGGCCCGTGGTTGATACCAGTTATTTAAAATAAATGATGAGAAGATGAAACATACTTTGCTGTGCTGCTTGATGTTTTTGCTTTCAGGAGTTTATCCTGAAAATCTTTTACTGCAAGCAAGATATTTTGCATCTTCACCCCCTTCTCATGATTCTCTACCGCATGATTATACGATTCATCCGGTGCCGTTTAGCGATGTCAGGTTAACCGATCATTTCTGGAAACCCAGAATAGATCGGATGTACACCGTAACCTTACCCCATGAATTAAACGAGTTACGCATAACGGGTAGAGATCGGAATTTTGAATTGGCTGCTCTTGCCTTGCAAACCCATGTAGATACGGGTAGCTTTTGTACGCAATATCCATTCGATGATACCGATCTGTATAAGGTCATTGAAGGGATCAGTTATGCCTTGATGTTGCATCCCGACCCGGTCTTAAAAAAACGTATGGATAGCCTTATTGCCTTGATTGCCGCGGCTCAGGAACCAGATGGTTATCTGTACACGGCACGTACCATTAATCCTTTGCATCCGCATCCGTGGTCGGGTTTACAAAGATGGGAGAATGTAGAAAAGCTCAGCCATGAACTCTATAATTCCGGTCATTTGTTTCAGGCAGCGGCTGCTAACTATTTAGCAACAGGCGATAGTGCATTGTTGAAAGTAGCCATTAAAAATGCCGATTTACTCTGCCGTACGTTCGGATGGGGAAAACTGGAAAAATATCCCGGTCATCCGGAGGTGGAGCTGGGTCTGGTGAGTTTATATCGGGTTACCCATGATCCGAGATATTTGCAATTGGCAAAGTTTTTTCTTGATGTGCGCGGCCCCGGCGGAAGTACGTATGAGCAAGCCCAGCAAAAAGTGGTGGATCAACGCAAGGCGGTGGGCCATGCCGTGCGGGCGGGTTATCTCTACTCCGCTATGGCCGATGTGAGTGCACTTACAGGCGATACGGCTTATGTGCATGCCGATCGTTACATCTGGAACGATATTGTTTCCACACAACTGTATGTTACGGGTGGGGTGGGGGCTACCAGCAATGGCGAGGCTTTTGGTCAACCCTATGAATTGCCTAACCTCACAGCTTACAATGAAACCTGTGCTTCCATTGCCAATGTTTATTTCAACCAGCGCATGTTTCTCACCACAGGCGATGCCGTTTATTATGATGTGCTGGAGCGCACCTTATATAATGCCTTACTTGATGGATTATCATTAAAAGGGGATGCATTTTTTTATCCCAATCCGTTGGCTTCAATGGGCGGATACACGCGCAGTGCATGGTTTGGCTGTTCCTGTTGCCCCACCAATCTGGCGCGTTTCATCCCGGTTGTGGGTGGATATTTTTATGCTACACGCGGTCATGATATCTATGTAAATCTTTATGGCGCCAATGAGGCTTCGATTCGTTTAGAGGATCAGCTTGTGCGTGTGCATGAAGAAACCAATTATCCCTGGTCTGGTGATATCCGGATTATGCTGGAACCCGAACACACCGGTGTGTTCACGCTAAGATTGCGTATACCCGGATGGGCAATGAATCGGCCCGTACCCAGCGATTTATATACTTTTGCCAATCCCTCATCAGCACAATATGCCATTCAATTGAATGGGCAGAGCATTCATCCCGTCATTGAAAACGGATATGCCGTTATAAACCGAACCTGGAAGAAAGGAGATCAGATTACGCTGCATTTGCCGATGAATGTGCATGTCGTTGAAGCCAATCCGCATGTAAAAGCAGATGTGGGCAGAATAGCTCTGCAGCGGGGACCGCTGGTATATTGTCTGGAATGGCCCGATAATCCGGATCATCATGTGCTGAACTTGATTGTGAACCCACATCAAACCATTACCACTACGTTTAAACCGGATTTACTCGATGGCGTGGAAATCATCCAGGGTAAAGCCCTGGCAGCCCGGCGCACGTTGAGTGGAAAAATAGAAACCACACCCGTACACTTCACTGCAATTCCGTATTATGCATGGGCGAATCGGGGCGCCGGTGAGATGACGGTCTGGATAGCAGCCGACGAGCAAGCCGTACAACCTTTGCCGGCTCCAACGATTGCTTATACAAGTACCATTCGTGCATCACGTCCATCCAGAAGTTTGATGGCCATTCATGATCAAATCCTGCCCGATAGTTCAAACGATCATTCGGTGCTGTATTTTCACTGGTGGCCGGAGAAAGATACCACCGTGTGGGTGGAATATGATTTCAAACAGCCCGCCACGGTTTCATCGAGCAGCGTGTACTGGTATGATGATCATCTTACCGGTGGCGGATGCAGTGTGCCCGATAGCTGGCAATTGTTTTATCGACAAAATAATCGATGGTTACCCGTTCAAAATGTAACTTCCTACGGCACAAAAAAAGATCAGTTAAACATCGTGAAATTTAAACCCGTTCACACTTCGGCCCTGCGCATGGTTATCCGATTAAACAAACAATACGCTACCGGCATCTATGAATGGGAGGTGAAATAAGAAGGCAAAAGATTTAATTTCGTATATCGATTTTTCTGCTTTTTGTTCACTTAAATCCTACCTCATGCCTGCTTGTTTAAAGCGTATGTCGTTTCTTTTTTTCATCCTTACGCTCTTGCACATTCCAGATGCTTTTGCGCAATCATCCAATCTCGATTTTAGCGAGATGGCCGGTGATATCGAGCGATTTGAAGCCGGATGGCGCGATCTGAATCGGTCCATGCAAGATATGCCTTTACAGCTCATCGATTATCGAAACCATTATTTGCATCGATGGCAGGATACCTTGCAGTCTATTTCTTTCGATCAGCTGAGTCAGGAAGGAAAAGTCGATGATATCCTGTTGCAATACACCATTCACAAACAATTATTTGAAAATGAACAACAGCTTCAGGTATGGGAAGCTATCCGAAAATTATTACCGTTAACCGATAGCATACTTTTAGTTGCGGAGAAAAGACATGAAGGCGATAGGCTGAATCCGGAATGGACGGCGGGCATCTTTCATCAATTTGCTGATCAACTGCAACAACGATCGCAACATATCTATCCAGCCACATTACCTGATGCTCATTTATCCTATCCGGTACTGCAGGCGATGCAACATTTGCATGCAATCATAAAAGGCATTTATGATTTTTATAACCTCTATGATCCTGCGTTTACCTGGTGGATGCAAACCACCTATCGACGGACGGATTCTCTTTTCATAGTGTATACCGACAGTTTGCGTGTGGCTATAATGCGGCAGCTGAATGCGCATGATCGCAGTGGCATTCATGGAAGTCCCATCGGACGCGATGCATTAGTCAGATTGTTGCACGATGAAATGATTCCTTATACTCCCGAAGAATTGATTGATATCGCCAATCGAGAATACAACTGGTGTCTGCAACAAATTAAAAAGGCATCCGCAGCCATGGGATATGGTGATGACTGGAAAGCTGCACTGGAAAAGGTAAAGCAAACTTATGTACAACCCGGCGAACAACCACAGCTGATTAAAAAACTGGAAGATGAAGCCATACAATTTGTAAAACAACATCAACTGGTAACCATTCCCGAGCTGGCGGAGATAAGCTGGACGATGGAAATGATGTCGCCTCAGCGACAGCGGGTGAATCCGTTTTTTACCGGTGGCGATGTACTCAGCATTTCTTATCCCACCAGCACGATGTCGTATACCGATAAGTTGATGAGCATGCGCGGGAATAATCCTTATTTTTCACGCGCCACTGTTTTTCATGAAATCATTCCCGGCCATTATTTGCAGGAATATATGAATGAAAGATATCGGAATTATCGTTGGCCCTTTCATACGGCATTCTGGACGGAAGGATGGGCTTTTTACTGGGAAATGTTGATGTGGGATAAAGGATATGATCAAACACCCGAACAACAGATTGGTGCCTTGTTCTGGCGTATGCATCGCTGTGCACGCATCGTGTTTTCAATCAATTTTCATTTAGGGAAATGGACGCCCGAGCAATGTGTAGAATATTTAATCGATAAGGTCGGCCATGAGCGTGCTAATGCGGAAGGTGAGGTGCGTCGTTCATTTGAAGGGGGATATGGTCCATTGTATCAACTGGCTTATATGATCGGTGCATTGCAATTTTATGCTCTGCATCATGAGTTAGTTGATTCCGGTAGAATGACGGATCGGGCATTTCATAATGCGATTCTGAAAGAAGGCAATATACCCATTGAGATGGTGCGTGCGATTCTGGAACATACTCCACTGAAAAAAGATTATCAGCCGCAATGGCGGTTTTATCAGGAAATAAGCAAATAGTCGAACACTTAAAAATTTCTTTCACGATGCGTAATTCATCTCCTATCAAAGTCATCGTCGTGTGTGTGATGTTGCTGTCGAATATGCCTTTTCTGAAAAATGCGGCAGCTCAATCTTTTTATCCCGAGCAGCATGAATCGGGTGTGATGGTTGTAAAGCCAGCTATTCCTATCAGGGCGTATCCGTTTAATTTGGCGGATGTCAGATTATTGAATAGTCCCTTTAAAGAGGCTATGGAAGCCGATTTGAAGTATTTACTGGAATTGAGTCCCGATCGTTTTCTTGCACATTTTCGCACGCATGCCGGATTGCCCGCAAAAGATTCAGCATATGGCGGATGGGAATCGGAAGGTCTTGCCGGGCACAGCCTGGGTCATTATCTATCAGCCTGTTCTATGGCTTATGCGGCTACTGGCGATACGGCATTGCTGCATCGGGTGCAGTACATCGTGAGTGAATTAGCCCTCTGTCAGGAAAAGCGTGGTACAGGATATGTGGGGGCCATACCCAATGAAGATAGCATATTCGGGAAAATATCCCGGGGCATCATTGAATCCAGAGGATTTGATTTAAACGGAGGCTGGTCGCCCTGGTATACCGTGCATAAGATCATGGCCGGACTGCTTGATGCTTACATGTATTGCCATATTCCGCAGGCACTGGAAGTGGAGAAAGGTATGGCCGACTGGACAGAACGCACGGTGAAGAACCTGAGTGATGCCCAGATGCAACAAATGCTGATTTGTGAATATGGAGGCATGAATGAAGTACTGGCCAATACGTATGCGGTAACCGGCAATCCGAAATATCTGAAATTGGCTTATCGGTTTTATGACCATCGGATTCTCGATTCACTGGCCATGCAGAAAGATATTTTACCAGGCAAACATTCCAATACACAAATTCCAAAAATTATTGGATGTGCACGCATTTATGAACTTACGGGCGATCGGCATATGGATTCTATTGCAACATTTTTCTGGAATGATGTAGTGTATCATCATACCTATGCTCCCGGCGGAAACGGCAACTATGAATATTTCGGCATGCCCGATACATTTCCACTTTCCGACAATACCATGGAAACCTGTCCTACTTACAACATGTTGAAGTTAACCACTCATCTTTTCTCCTGGCATCCATCTGCTAAGTTTATGGATTATTATGAACGGGCATTATACAACCATATTCTGGCAACGCAAAACCACCAAACCGGCATGATGTGTTATTTCACCCCGTTGCGCATGGGAAGTCGGAAAACCTATAGCACACCCTTTAACTCATTCTGGTGTTGTGTAGGCACGGGCATGGAAAATCATGTCAAATACGGTCAGGATATTTATGATCGTGGAGCCGATGGTAGTTTGTATGTGAATTTATTTATTCCTTCTGTACTGCACTGGAAACAACGACAGATCATCGTCACACAGAAAACCAATTTACCGCGTACCGATACCGTTTATATTTCTTTGCAGATGAAGCAACCACAAGCATTTTCCATTCGTATCCGCAAGCCGTCGTGGGCACATCTGGGGATGATGGTGTATGTAAATGGAGAGAAAGTACCTGTACAGGTGGATCAGGATGGATATATGGTCATACACAAAACCTGGAGAAATGGCGATCGTATAAATTGTATAATACCGGAAGATTTATACACCATTGCCATGCCGCACGATTCCAGTCGGATTGCCATTTTCTATGGACCTGTTTTGCTGGCAGGCGATTTCGGACATCAGGAACCCGATCCAGCGCAGGGAGTTCCTGTTTTTGTGACTTCCGACCGCAATGTAGCTCACTGGATTCAGCGTGATGGAGATAGACTGATCTTCCATACTATACACACCGGCCAACCTGCCGACGTTAAGCTTATCCCATTTTATGAAACCAATGATCTGTATTATTCGGTTTACTGGGATATGTTTACACCCGAACAATGGGCAATGAGACAACAAGAATATGAAGCGGAGAAAAGACGACAGGAAGAGTTAGAGAAACGTACGGTGGATGTTTTACGCATGGGTGAAATGCAGCCGGAGCGCGATCATCAGTTCAAGGGAGAGAAAACATTTACCTGGGAAGCTCATCGCCGCAACTGGCGTGCAGCGGGTCAGGATGGCTATTTTAGTTTTATCATGAAAGTCGATACAGCACATGCCAATCAATTGATCTGTACTTACTGGGGAGGTGATAACCGTGGAAGAAAGTTTGATATTCTGGTCGATGGGGAAAGAATAGCTACAGAAGATTTAAATCGGTATCATAAATCGAGGTTTTATTCCATCATCTATCCTATTCCGGAATCACTTATCCATGGCAAACAAGAGATCACCATCACCTTTCAACCACAACCTGGACAGATGGCCGGTCCGGTGTGTGAGGTGCGCGTGGTGAGAGAAAAATGAATAATTAATTCCCGTTTATTGTTAACCGTAGAAGAACTTGCCATGAAAGTTTTTAGAGTTATTCCTATTCATCATATTCATGTAATGCTTACGATATGCTGGATAACCGTAAACTTCTCCTGCAAATCAATCCATTATATAAGCCAATCAACTTATCAACGAGCAGAGCAATTTAGGCGGGATAGCATTGCCAGAAAGATTTATTATTTGCAAGTAATTCCTCATTGGTATCGGCATGATAGCGCTTTCTGGTTTGTTACAAACACGCCCGAAGGAAGAAAATTTTTTAAGGTTGCAATCAATGATAGCGTTGTTAATCCACTGTTCGATCATGCAAGATTATTAGATTCATTATCTCGTCTCCTGCATAAGCCCATTGATACTTATAACTTAGATATTAACATAGTGCACTATGCAGGAGATCATGAATTAATTTTCAGTATAGATAGTTCAATATACCGCCTGAATCTCGTCGATTATACCATACATAAGTTGTCGACAAGTAAAATATCAAGCCCATATGTGGCTTATTCTCCTGATAGCCTCTGGTTTGCTTTTCATAAACAAGGAAATCTTTTTGTTGTCAACATGATATCAAACGATACAATTCAGTTGAGTTTTGATGGGAATGATCAATATACATATGCCAGCTATTATGGATGGAGCGATATCATGTATGGAGAAAACGGACAACGACCTGATCGCTTCATGGTAGAATGGTCGCCTGATTCAAAATATATATTTACCCAGATTTGTGATACCCGACACGCCAGGAAGATGTATTTATTAAACTGGTCAATTGATAGCCTATATCGGGCACAGCTGATGTCGTATTATAGAGGCTCGCCTGGAGATACGGATGTAGTGAAATATATCCCTATTATTTTTGATATCAATCATCGTAAAATGATTCCTGTAAAACTTCCTCCTGTTCCTCATTTTATAGGTGTTGATTTGAGATGGGCTAAGGATAGCAAGCATTTGTTTGGCACATATTATCATAGGGGATATAAGAAACTTGATTTCATTGACGTAGATGCATTAACAGGAAAGGTAAGGGTTGTATGTTCGGACAGTAGTCCGACTTATGTAGAAAATAATTTTGTATTTCGATATCTGGAAAATTTACAAATAGCCTTTTTTACTTCTGAAAGAACAGGGTGGAAACAACTATATCAGGTTTACTGGAATACTGGCCAGGTCATTCCAGTTACTCAAGGTGAGTTTGTAGTAAAAGAATTATTAAAAATAGATACTGTTCACAAAATATTATACTTTACAGCTTCTGGCAGGGAAAAAGCAGTTAATCCTTACTATGACTTTTTATACAGCATTCATTTTGATGGAACCGGGATGAAATGCTTGACTCCAGAACCTGCACATCATGAGGTGTATTTGGCACCGGAAGGCGATTATTTTGTGGATAATTATTCTACACCCACTCAGCCTACCACATCAATATTGCGTCGTTTGACAGATGGGTCAGTTGTCATGCAGTTGGGGAAGGCGGACATCCATGATTTGCTGGCTATGGGTTGGCGTTTTCCGCAGGTTTTTACTACAGTTGCAAGAGATGGTAAAACCATTTTGTATGGAGCTTTATGGAAACCCATACATTTTAATCCACATCGTAAGTATCCGATTATTGATGATAGCTATACTGGCCCACAGACTTTTGTTTTCCCACGTTCATTCAATGAAGCCGTTTTTAATCGTGATCAATCACTGGCGGAATTTGGATTTATAGTCATGAAAGTGGACGGCCTGGGAACGGCTGGGAGATCAAAATCTTTTCACAACTGGTCATATCGTCATATGGGTGATAACCTGGTTGATCATGTTTTATCTATTCGTCAGCTTGCCAATCGTTATCATTGGATAGATACAACTCGCATCGGGATTCTTGGTCATTCCGCCGGTGGTTATGATGCTGCACATGCATTAATGCGCTTCCCCGGCTTTTACAAAGTTGCAGTTGCAGAATCTGGCGATCACGATTGGAGGATGGAAAAGGCCTGGTGGCCTGAAATGTATGTGGGCTGGCCTGTAGATTCGGTTTATGAACAACAATCTAATGTTACGCTTGCTCCATACATGCAGGGAAAATTGCTACTGATACATGGTGGAATTGATGAAAATGTAAATCCGGCGTCTACTTTCAAACTGGCTCATGCTTTAATCAAAGCAGGAAAATATTTTGATATGCTCATTATTCCGGATGTTCGTCACGGTTATCCTTCTCCGTTTTATCAATATGCTGAGAAGAAAATGTGGAATTATTTTATTGAGAATTTACTTGGGGCAAAACCTATTGAATAGATTCGGTCATATCCTGATGTTATGATTCTTTCTGAAACCGCATGGGATCAAAAGCATGTAATGCCACCTCAGGTGTTTCTCCGTTGATGAGTTGAGTGAGCAAATATCCTGTGGCTGGAGCCAGACTTAAGCCCAGCATGCCATGACCGGTAGCTACATACAGGTTATCGAATTTTTTTACTTTGCCAATATAAGGCAATCCATCCGGTGAACAGGGTCGGGCTCCCGCCCAGATCTGCTGCGGATATGCAACCTCAGTAACGAGATGCGGATAAAATGCATAAAAAGTTTTTAAGATGCCTTTAATTTTTTTGTGTATGATGGTATGTACATCGCCTCCAATTTCCATAGTACCACTGATGCGCAAACGCTCACCAAACGGACTTACCGCTACGCGTCCATCGATAAGCAATGCCGGAATATGTATTAATCGTTTGCGCAACTGTATATCAAAGCTATATCCTTTGCCGGCCTGGAGTGGCAGGTGCACATGTATCTTCTTCAACAATGATGTCGTTTGTACTCCTGCTGCTATCACCACATGATCAAAATGAAATGTTCGCTGACCGGAGATTACATGAACTATTTTTCGTTGCTGAACGTGCAGGTCGCTGATGATATGTTCGAAATAAAATGGTACCCCTACCTGTTGCAATTGATTGATGAGCCATTGCATCCATTTCCCGGGGTGGATATGTGCATCACCGGGATAATAAATACCACCCATCACGCGCACATCTGTATCGGGCTCCATCAGTTGAACTTCTTCTGCACCCAGCACTTCAGCACGAATACCGTATGCAGCCGCCAGTTGAGC
It includes:
- a CDS encoding DUF885 family protein codes for the protein MPACLKRMSFLFFILTLLHIPDAFAQSSNLDFSEMAGDIERFEAGWRDLNRSMQDMPLQLIDYRNHYLHRWQDTLQSISFDQLSQEGKVDDILLQYTIHKQLFENEQQLQVWEAIRKLLPLTDSILLVAEKRHEGDRLNPEWTAGIFHQFADQLQQRSQHIYPATLPDAHLSYPVLQAMQHLHAIIKGIYDFYNLYDPAFTWWMQTTYRRTDSLFIVYTDSLRVAIMRQLNAHDRSGIHGSPIGRDALVRLLHDEMIPYTPEELIDIANREYNWCLQQIKKASAAMGYGDDWKAALEKVKQTYVQPGEQPQLIKKLEDEAIQFVKQHQLVTIPELAEISWTMEMMSPQRQRVNPFFTGGDVLSISYPTSTMSYTDKLMSMRGNNPYFSRATVFHEIIPGHYLQEYMNERYRNYRWPFHTAFWTEGWAFYWEMLMWDKGYDQTPEQQIGALFWRMHRCARIVFSINFHLGKWTPEQCVEYLIDKVGHERANAEGEVRRSFEGGYGPLYQLAYMIGALQFYALHHELVDSGRMTDRAFHNAILKEGNIPIEMVRAILEHTPLKKDYQPQWRFYQEISK
- a CDS encoding DPP IV N-terminal domain-containing protein, encoding MLTVEELAMKVFRVIPIHHIHVMLTICWITVNFSCKSIHYISQSTYQRAEQFRRDSIARKIYYLQVIPHWYRHDSAFWFVTNTPEGRKFFKVAINDSVVNPLFDHARLLDSLSRLLHKPIDTYNLDINIVHYAGDHELIFSIDSSIYRLNLVDYTIHKLSTSKISSPYVAYSPDSLWFAFHKQGNLFVVNMISNDTIQLSFDGNDQYTYASYYGWSDIMYGENGQRPDRFMVEWSPDSKYIFTQICDTRHARKMYLLNWSIDSLYRAQLMSYYRGSPGDTDVVKYIPIIFDINHRKMIPVKLPPVPHFIGVDLRWAKDSKHLFGTYYHRGYKKLDFIDVDALTGKVRVVCSDSSPTYVENNFVFRYLENLQIAFFTSERTGWKQLYQVYWNTGQVIPVTQGEFVVKELLKIDTVHKILYFTASGREKAVNPYYDFLYSIHFDGTGMKCLTPEPAHHEVYLAPEGDYFVDNYSTPTQPTTSILRRLTDGSVVMQLGKADIHDLLAMGWRFPQVFTTVARDGKTILYGALWKPIHFNPHRKYPIIDDSYTGPQTFVFPRSFNEAVFNRDQSLAEFGFIVMKVDGLGTAGRSKSFHNWSYRHMGDNLVDHVLSIRQLANRYHWIDTTRIGILGHSAGGYDAAHALMRFPGFYKVAVAESGDHDWRMEKAWWPEMYVGWPVDSVYEQQSNVTLAPYMQGKLLLIHGGIDENVNPASTFKLAHALIKAGKYFDMLIIPDVRHGYPSPFYQYAEKKMWNYFIENLLGAKPIE
- a CDS encoding beta-L-arabinofuranosidase domain-containing protein; this translates as MKHTLLCCLMFLLSGVYPENLLLQARYFASSPPSHDSLPHDYTIHPVPFSDVRLTDHFWKPRIDRMYTVTLPHELNELRITGRDRNFELAALALQTHVDTGSFCTQYPFDDTDLYKVIEGISYALMLHPDPVLKKRMDSLIALIAAAQEPDGYLYTARTINPLHPHPWSGLQRWENVEKLSHELYNSGHLFQAAAANYLATGDSALLKVAIKNADLLCRTFGWGKLEKYPGHPEVELGLVSLYRVTHDPRYLQLAKFFLDVRGPGGSTYEQAQQKVVDQRKAVGHAVRAGYLYSAMADVSALTGDTAYVHADRYIWNDIVSTQLYVTGGVGATSNGEAFGQPYELPNLTAYNETCASIANVYFNQRMFLTTGDAVYYDVLERTLYNALLDGLSLKGDAFFYPNPLASMGGYTRSAWFGCSCCPTNLARFIPVVGGYFYATRGHDIYVNLYGANEASIRLEDQLVRVHEETNYPWSGDIRIMLEPEHTGVFTLRLRIPGWAMNRPVPSDLYTFANPSSAQYAIQLNGQSIHPVIENGYAVINRTWKKGDQITLHLPMNVHVVEANPHVKADVGRIALQRGPLVYCLEWPDNPDHHVLNLIVNPHQTITTTFKPDLLDGVEIIQGKALAARRTLSGKIETTPVHFTAIPYYAWANRGAGEMTVWIAADEQAVQPLPAPTIAYTSTIRASRPSRSLMAIHDQILPDSSNDHSVLYFHWWPEKDTTVWVEYDFKQPATVSSSSVYWYDDHLTGGGCSVPDSWQLFYRQNNRWLPVQNVTSYGTKKDQLNIVKFKPVHTSALRMVIRLNKQYATGIYEWEVK
- a CDS encoding FAD-dependent oxidoreductase — protein: MAKTVGIIGGGVIGLCTAYFLQQKGYEVHVIDAHACDRGCSWGNAGMIVPSHVIPLSAPGVAWQGLKWMFNAESPFAFHFTFNKALWQWIRLFHRHCTHQHVRYAIPHLRDISLLSRKLYEHIAQPLRNELNFETKGLLMLFQSSRLREEEVKTAQLAAAYGIRAEVLGAEEVQLMEPDTDVRVMGGIYYPGDAHIHPGKWMQWLINQLQQVGVPFYFEHIISDLHVQQRKIVHVISGQRTFHFDHVVIAAGVQTTSLLKKIHVHLPLQAGKGYSFDIQLRKRLIHIPALLIDGRVAVSPFGERLRISGTMEIGGDVHTIIHKKIKGILKTFYAFYPHLVTEVAYPQQIWAGARPCSPDGLPYIGKVKKFDNLYVATGHGMLGLSLAPATGYLLTQLINGETPEVALHAFDPMRFQKES
- a CDS encoding glycoside hydrolase family 127 protein; translation: MRNSSPIKVIVVCVMLLSNMPFLKNAAAQSFYPEQHESGVMVVKPAIPIRAYPFNLADVRLLNSPFKEAMEADLKYLLELSPDRFLAHFRTHAGLPAKDSAYGGWESEGLAGHSLGHYLSACSMAYAATGDTALLHRVQYIVSELALCQEKRGTGYVGAIPNEDSIFGKISRGIIESRGFDLNGGWSPWYTVHKIMAGLLDAYMYCHIPQALEVEKGMADWTERTVKNLSDAQMQQMLICEYGGMNEVLANTYAVTGNPKYLKLAYRFYDHRILDSLAMQKDILPGKHSNTQIPKIIGCARIYELTGDRHMDSIATFFWNDVVYHHTYAPGGNGNYEYFGMPDTFPLSDNTMETCPTYNMLKLTTHLFSWHPSAKFMDYYERALYNHILATQNHQTGMMCYFTPLRMGSRKTYSTPFNSFWCCVGTGMENHVKYGQDIYDRGADGSLYVNLFIPSVLHWKQRQIIVTQKTNLPRTDTVYISLQMKQPQAFSIRIRKPSWAHLGMMVYVNGEKVPVQVDQDGYMVIHKTWRNGDRINCIIPEDLYTIAMPHDSSRIAIFYGPVLLAGDFGHQEPDPAQGVPVFVTSDRNVAHWIQRDGDRLIFHTIHTGQPADVKLIPFYETNDLYYSVYWDMFTPEQWAMRQQEYEAEKRRQEELEKRTVDVLRMGEMQPERDHQFKGEKTFTWEAHRRNWRAAGQDGYFSFIMKVDTAHANQLICTYWGGDNRGRKFDILVDGERIATEDLNRYHKSRFYSIIYPIPESLIHGKQEITITFQPQPGQMAGPVCEVRVVREK